The following proteins are encoded in a genomic region of Nitratireductor sp. GISD-1A_MAKvit:
- a CDS encoding plasmid stabilization protein, which produces MATLTIRNVDEKVRRALRRRAAENDTSMEEEVRRILAASVRTPEEIALSRDSFQRAKVLKTISIRPIGDFDLKAISDEIWNGRTL; this is translated from the coding sequence ATGGCGACCCTGACAATCAGGAATGTGGATGAGAAGGTTCGGCGCGCGTTGAGAAGGCGCGCAGCCGAGAACGACACATCGATGGAAGAAGAGGTCAGACGCATCCTGGCGGCCAGCGTTCGCACCCCTGAAGAGATCGCTCTCAGTCGCGATAGCTTCCAGCGCGCAAAGGTCCTCAAGACAATTTCCATCAGGCCTATCGGTGACTTCGACCTTAAAGCCATAAGCGATGAGATATGGAATGGCCGTACATTGTGA
- the coaBC gene encoding bifunctional phosphopantothenoylcysteine decarboxylase/phosphopantothenate--cysteine ligase CoaBC: MKATPQTLQASRILLLIGGGIAAYKCLDLIRRLRERGASVRCVMTRAAQEFITPLSVGALTADHVFTDLFDRQAEHDVGHIRLSRESDLLIVAPATADLMAKLATGQSNDLASTILLATDKPVLMAPAMNPRMWEHSATQRNLATLQKDGVAFVGPNRGEMAESGEAGEGRMAEPLEIVAAVEDLVGGGEKPLAGRKVIVTSGPTHEIIDPVRYIANRSSGKQGHAIAAALARLGASVHLVSGPVSIPDPRGVVTTHVETARQMREAVEASLPADAGVFVAAVADWRPAVETAEKIKKKPGEGPPTLELTENPDILAGIGHHEKRPELVIGFAAETQDLFKNARAKLNKKGADIIVANDVSHDSGVGPGGVMGGDSNSVIIVSQDGHDEWPEMSKDDVAERLAQLIADRLGTEK; this comes from the coding sequence ATGAAAGCCACGCCGCAGACTTTGCAGGCATCGCGCATCCTGCTTTTGATCGGAGGCGGGATTGCCGCCTACAAATGCCTCGACCTGATCCGACGCCTGCGCGAACGTGGCGCCAGTGTGCGCTGTGTTATGACCAGGGCCGCTCAGGAGTTCATCACGCCGCTTTCGGTCGGGGCCTTGACCGCAGACCATGTCTTCACCGACCTGTTCGATCGTCAGGCGGAACATGATGTCGGCCACATCCGTCTCTCCCGCGAATCCGATCTGCTCATCGTCGCACCCGCGACGGCAGACCTGATGGCGAAGCTCGCCACGGGCCAGTCCAATGATCTTGCCTCGACGATTCTGCTTGCAACGGACAAACCGGTGCTGATGGCGCCTGCCATGAATCCACGCATGTGGGAACACAGCGCGACACAGCGGAATCTCGCTACGCTGCAGAAGGACGGCGTGGCATTTGTCGGCCCCAATCGAGGCGAGATGGCCGAGAGCGGCGAGGCTGGCGAAGGCCGCATGGCCGAACCGCTGGAGATCGTCGCAGCGGTCGAAGATCTGGTCGGGGGTGGCGAGAAGCCACTTGCCGGACGCAAGGTGATCGTCACCTCCGGACCCACCCACGAGATCATCGACCCTGTCCGCTACATTGCAAACCGCTCATCCGGCAAACAGGGACACGCCATCGCGGCCGCACTTGCCAGGCTGGGCGCGTCGGTCCATCTCGTATCCGGCCCGGTGTCCATCCCCGACCCGAGAGGTGTCGTGACCACGCATGTGGAAACGGCCCGCCAGATGCGTGAAGCGGTGGAAGCCTCCCTCCCCGCGGACGCAGGCGTCTTTGTCGCGGCCGTCGCCGACTGGCGTCCAGCCGTCGAGACGGCCGAGAAAATCAAGAAGAAACCTGGAGAGGGGCCCCCGACGCTCGAACTCACTGAAAATCCCGACATCCTCGCCGGCATCGGTCATCACGAAAAGCGCCCCGAACTTGTCATCGGCTTCGCAGCAGAAACACAGGACCTGTTCAAGAATGCGCGCGCCAAGCTGAACAAGAAAGGTGCCGACATCATTGTCGCCAACGACGTGTCGCACGATAGCGGCGTCGGCCCCGGGGGCGTGATGGGTGGTGACAGCAACAGTGTAATCATCGTCAGCCAGGACGGACACGATGAATGGCCTGAAATGAGCAAGGACGACGTGGCCGAACGTCTCGCTCAGCTGATCGCGGATCGGCTCGGGACGGAAAAATGA
- a CDS encoding GNAT family N-acetyltransferase, translating to MTSPTPILETDRLLLRAHRVSDFDSFAHLWSLPEPTRFTSGKPLTREEAWRRLAMHRGMWDLMGFGYFAVTEKTSGAFLGDAGVQECHRNIAPSVTGTLEAGWVFLPEAHGRGYAKEAMEAVFSWCSQAHPGKAVTCIIDDENTSSRKLAARLGFVEKARTRYKDRPTIVFWRG from the coding sequence ATGACCTCGCCGACTCCGATACTGGAAACGGACCGCCTTTTATTGCGTGCACATCGCGTGAGCGATTTCGACAGTTTCGCACATCTGTGGTCACTGCCTGAGCCAACACGTTTTACCTCGGGCAAGCCGCTCACCCGCGAGGAGGCCTGGCGGCGCCTCGCCATGCATCGCGGCATGTGGGACCTGATGGGCTTCGGGTACTTCGCGGTCACGGAGAAGACCTCGGGTGCATTCCTCGGCGATGCGGGCGTGCAGGAATGTCATCGCAACATCGCCCCCTCGGTCACGGGCACGCTGGAGGCCGGCTGGGTCTTCCTGCCAGAAGCGCACGGCAGAGGCTATGCAAAGGAAGCCATGGAAGCAGTGTTTTCCTGGTGCTCGCAGGCACACCCAGGCAAGGCCGTTACCTGCATCATCGACGATGAGAACACTTCGTCACGAAAGCTCGCAGCGCGCCTTGGTTTTGTTGAAAAGGCTCGCACCCGATACAAGGATCGCCCGACAATCGTCTTCTGGCGTGGCTAG